The Nicotiana tomentosiformis chromosome 9, ASM39032v3, whole genome shotgun sequence genome contains the following window.
gattgttggcttCATATAGAAATAGATGGTTTATGTTTAATAGTtattttggttaaattctgtCATTTAATACAGTAGCTTACCTAGTTTTAGtgtctaggtgccatcacgatatcctacggatggaaaattggggtcatgacaaacaAACTTATTAGCGGGCCAAGGGTCCGAGCTCAAGATTGAAAACGATCAGTAGAACTGTAATTTTTAAAATCTTACAAGTCAAGCTGCAAATTCAAAGCTATCATGAGTGTCTAATCTTTCGTCTCGTGGTATTGTCATAATATGATACCGGGGCAATTCCTGCGAGCTTCGCTTCCTCAAAGTCAtcactccagaactacatgaggcctgatcctcgttaagccagaagtatgtaagcaattcaaagccagaattctgCCCCAATTCCCCAAAATTCGCTAAGAATCTTCCTAACCCCACAACTAATAGTCCTCGTACCATTTATGCAATGCATGCCTAAAGTCGGGAAAAAATTagctttggttcaatttctttgcacgaaaactctttcatcgtctccggtcaaagaggggcagctattgacggccaattttgaccctcccattttaaattaattaatttatacttaataatttacaataaatatttcaaaaaagTTTTCAATCAATAGTACCTATTTTCACATATTAACTGAGTATTATTAGTTTCgaaattaataatttagtattGGTATTGTGTAATTACAAATACATTTATTATTTCaagattattaaaatatgttTTGTATACATAACATAGGCTTTATAGTTAATTTAATGAATTGCTCTTCAATTGctaattaattagattactatgttgataattcaaaattattattattatttagaaaACAAAGTATTTTAGAAGTAATTATTTACAATAATTAGTAGCATATTTGATAgttataattttactatattttattgaaaataattaagtttatttaaattaatgtCAAAGAGGTTAAATACTAAAGGGCTATAATTACAATTGCACTCCTAAACACAAATTGGCTATTTTCTAAATCAAAAGGGGCCCAAAAACAAGCCTAATCCGCTAATAACCCAGTCCAGGTCTACCCTTATTTGCCACTTTAGCTATCTATGACCTCCTCTCTAGGCCAATTCGTGTGTGCCACGTTACCCGTCTTACCCACTCACACAAAAAACACATTTAATCGGAGCCGTCTGTTCGTTTAATCAATGGCCCACGTCCATCTcctattttcctttaattttaaaACATATATTCAAATTCAATCTCAACCATCCAAACCCGAAGATCGGTCGCCCCATATATTCTgttattttaaattgttaaatcCTAAATTATCAGGGtcattgatcaaatgatccaacggcCCAGATCACTCCTACCCCTTTTAACCTTAGAGATAACCCAATCTTACTCAAAACCCTAATCATTCATCTCTTAACCCTGCCGCCCCTCCTTTCCCTTTCCACTCTACTCTCACAAATCCGTGCAAGGTCTCAAATTGCTCAGAGATTCATCCTTACTGTCTCCTGCATACGTGATTCTCGCTCAATCCTTTCCTCTTTCGCCGATAAAATTTGAAATCCCCAAATCAAAGACTAGAAGGTGAAACTTCGAGTCTCCGGATTTCTTTGTACTCTGTTAAATCAGAGCATGCATGAGCATACTTTATGGCCTCATCATGATTATTCGAGgtccagaggtcaaatgcaatgacctctggacATTGGCACTTTACCCGATAGTCCTTGCTTTCAACGGTCAAATTTCCACTTAGGTAAACTCTCTTCATCATTTTTCCCTCTATCTCCTTAGATTTTCCCCGATTTTTCTTGCATCACCACTCCTCCGTCATCTCCACAAGCATGGTTTGAATCTGAAACTCTAAGGCTCAACGGCCATTATTAATAGCAATCTTAAATGCTCTCACTAAGAAGACACCAACTACACCTAACATTTTGAAGAAATTAAGATACAATAGAGTATTGCTTAGGTTTTTTTTTGtttgaaattttgaattttactcaacctttgtttctctctttcttttgggTCTGAGTTTGTCACTGGTTGAAAGCTGAGCTTTTGGTTTCCTAAACGGCTAACTTGAGTAATCGTTTGGCTTGCTTCCCTTGAGGAGGTCAGTAAAACCTCAACCCTATCCTTCTTTGTTCGTTTAAATTACTAAGTGTGAATTATTTTGTTACTAAATGATGTCGTTAATAATGTATTCATGATTAACAGATCTATGTGCTCACTAATGACATATGGTTGCTAAATAGGTTCTGAGATCATGAATATTCTTTGGTTATTGAAATTAGAGTTGTATAACGATTCTCATGAACATGTGATGACCCATCTCTGTTGTTAAGTCTTAAAAATAGCCTAATAACACTAAAACTATCTTGATGTTTGGTTTCTGTTGGATTTCCTTGATGTTCTGCTAAGTACTATCATTTTTTCCTTAAGTGTTACATGCATTTGTATTAGCTCACCTGATAAACAAAACTTAAACAAATATGAATCTGTTTTAGTGATAAGGTAAGGCTGTCATTTTGGTTTGAAGATGTTAGTTAATGATATCTGATCTTATCCTCTCCTTTAGCATGCTTTTGTTAATCTTGTGAACTCTCTAGAGCTCATTGATTCTCTTATGAGCTCATGGTTGTCTGATCACACTGTATAAACATGATTTGAGCATACTGCATTCTTGTACCATCTTTGTGTGCATTTTGAAGTTCATCACATGCTTGACCTAAGTTATGAGGGTTTGTGTAAGTTCTGGTATTCTATTTGTCAAGCTAAGATGCTAAAACAAAGTTCTATTATGCCTGAAATCCTATACTTGACCTGCTTGACAAATTTCCCAAATGTGATAACATCCTTATCCTTTTCTGAGATCCATGCAGTAACACTGTTAGCTATTGATGATAACACTTTTGAAATAGTATAATGCTATGGTATATGTCTCATGTACATGTGATCCTGCACTTATTTGATTCTCCAATACTTTCTGTTTGATTTCCACAACCATGAATATGTATATATTGTCCTTAGAACTTCATTAAGCTTATATGAATGAACCAAACCTAGTGTATGAACATTGATTGAACCCTCATTTTCCATTATTTGAGTTTTACATCATGCTTTGCTTTCCACATGGATTAGTATAAAGTTGAAGACTCTTAGAAAGGGATAATCATGTTTTGAACCTTAGGGAAAGCAAGACTGTTAGCTTAAGATTATGTTGGAGGTTTAATTTGATGTTTTGTATCTGTAACCCTGTTAATATCATTAGAAATTGTAATTATGGTCCTTAGTTTGTATGTCTGTTGATGTGCTTTAGAAGTTTTAATTGAAGCATGTTAATCTGCAATCTTGTTAATATTCTCGAAAGTTCTGATTGAAGATATGAGTATGTGACCTCATTAATATCTTTTAGAAGTTCTAACTGTAGTTGTTAATCTACAATGACCTGATGATGCCTTTGTTTCTATGTGTGAAGCTGATTCCTTAAGCATGCCTAGCATATCATCTACATTAAATCATGTACTTTGTTAGATTGTGATTATATCAGGAGGATTGATTGTCTTCTTATCCTATAAGTATTTTGTATTAACTATTACGAAAGTATACACGCACTTCTGTGGTATGGTGTCACTGTGATATTGAGATTTACATTGAAGTGCCTCAATTGCACTTAAACCTATTGGGAAGAATAAATTTAAGTTGtttggggtatttgggagtagagtttagtCCTTGGTCGAGCTACGCTCCTTGGCACAAGCACTGCCTTGGGCCTTGAGACCCtcggaactttgaagtgtcaggggTCCAAAGAGAGCTTTGGCCATGAACGGAATTCTACCCTTAGCCTCAAATCTATTGACCTATATTACTCCTTTCAGGTTTAgtatttaatgacaacgaaaggtttcaATGTAAATCTCTTTGCCAcatgtccccccccccccccccccgcataAATGCAATCCCTATAGTTTAAATTAtcattgatttctataattttcttagACACTTACCAATTCATTTCATGTATGATTATATGTATGGAGTAGCATATCTAatgatcttctttcttttttgaacatgtattaTATTTGGGTCTGCTGAGTTCCCAAAAAACTCAAGCCCAAATCCCGTCCCTGCACATTCTGGGAAGTTTGAAGTTAGCTGCTATCCGTTTTCTAATATCTGTTGGGCCTGCCTCTTTGAGGCACAAAACCAGAGTCCATTCTCTCCCTTTACTGCTTTACTGCTTTACTGCTATATAGCTTTACTGCTTCACTGCCTTTGCTGCATTTTGTTGTCTTTACCTCCCCAtgtatacaaaaattatcatattAGATTGAATGCTTTACTTTACCTCTTTGAATCATATAGACAATATCGGCAAGCCCTAAAGATATAGATTTAAAAGAAATGTTAGACTTCTTTACTAATGGTTTTATGAAGTCTTTTGGGAACAAAATAGCTTTAGCAAAGGCAATAATCctctattttaaaataaacctGAAGTGGAATCTAAACTAGTCTTTTAAACTGCATTTCTCCATAAAATTGAAGAAATGTCGTCGCCCAATTCAAAGGGACGTCTAGCAATTCTCTTCAAAGAAATGAATCTGAAAACTAAGGTATATCTTAACCTATTCCTTCATAATATTTTCACTGTAGCTACACAAATAGCTATAATCATTTAAAATGTTTACAAtttaatctcatctcatatttttataaatacaaACACTATGTTCAATACCTTAAAATCATATGTATAATGTAATATTATATCCAAAAGCATTTCTAAACCTATGTCTTTTAAAAGCACACACTTCTCAAGTATTAAGTCTTTGTAAATAGATACATAATATCCTAGTTTAAGCATAATACAAACAACTAACCCTTTAacttagtctaagtcctatggagatACCttgggtagattttaaggggtgcccttccccttagaagaacaagaacccttacccaaaatctcaccggttagcaaaTAATAAAGAACATggatttagtaattaaatagttaccctagtatacctttaaatattaggtggcgactctctttcatcaacaatagacaaatcacaagttgaatcttattttAACTAGTGCCAAacagggtgcaacaacatggcgtcTCCGCTAGGAATTCACACTTAGGTTCTCACCTTTTGCAGACTTAGACTAGACTTGAAGCTTAGATTTGTTTGTACACTACTTTAactgtatttaacttgcaattaCGTGCTTACCTTCCTTACATGATTCTTTTGCTTGCTTATTATCATGCTCGTTATTGTTACAGCTTTATATATACTGTCATCACATTTTTTTCTATCAAGTCTTagcgtacactatcacacacaatggtatgtgagggttgtcttttacacccctccgaaccaTCTTTACAAAATTCTTTAGTTTCAAAGAATGGCTTTGTCAgctcaactgacataacttctcgcaaTCTTTAGTCCAATTcaaagtaggaaacactctactctagcaaacataggtcatattgcataaaccttaggtgagtcggtccttggtATCGACACATAATTAGGAAAGACACCctaatgtcaacgggtcatgcacctAATGACATGACTTttgtggaaagacaaacaaaccTGACGAGACACCTAAAGATTTGAAGCAAATATCAAACAAACCTGCACCAGAGTGATTACCGCAAAATCTTTCGTGGACTTACCTCATTACTTAGCCCGCCTCTGAGGCCCCCAGACACCGGGCCAGTGGTCCTTGGTATGATATTCTATATAACGGCCCATCTACGAGGCAGAAACGAGCTGCTTTGGTTCGTACTGTCCCAGGACGCCTTCAGTTTTTCGGGTAGTTTGCCATGCCGAATGTATTCGACGAACTCATTTCTCCAGTACCAGACTAAGTTGGTTGAATTGACTTTGCAGAAACCATCCACATCCAATACTGAGTGCAGAAGCTAAATGACAGTACTAGAGTCTGATCCTTTCATCTCCGTGGATGACCCCAAATTAGCAAATGCATTTGCTTCCACATTTTCTTCCCTTTGAATGTGTATgattgaccattctctgaattgtGCAACCAATGTATGAACCTTGTTTAAATATTGTTGCATACGCTCTTCCTTTGTGTAAAAAATCATGTATACTTGGTTTACTACCAGCTGGGAATCGCACTTTATCTCGATGACCTCGGAGCCGAGTACTCGGGCTATTTCAAGTCttgcaaccaaagcctcatactcggcttcattgttagttaacgaAACAGTTTTAATGGCCTCCCTTTGGTTTCTCCCAAGGGTGTGACTGGAATTATCTCGTGATCGGACCCTTTTACATTGAAAGCTCCATCAGTAAACAAGATCCAAACTCCCGATGTCGTTTCCGACACTAGCACTGCTTCCTTAGCAGCCAAGGGCATTAATCCgggactaaaatcggccacaaagtcagccaaaacttgtgacttgattTCAGTACTGGGTTTGTACTCAATGTCGAACTCACTAATTTCGACTGCCCATTTAGCCAAACGGCCTGACAACTCAGGCTTTTGAAGGATGGTCCTTAAGGGAAAGGTTGTCACAACGCCTATCGGGTGACAttaaaaataaggcctaagctttcaaGAGGCGACTATGAGAGCTAAGGCTAGCTTTTCGAGGTGTGGATAATGAGTCTCTGTTCCCGACagtattttactaacataataaatgggaaattgcataccttcttcCTCTTGTGCTAAAACGGCACTTATCGTTACTTTCGAGACCGCAAGATATATTAACAACTGCTCGCCTTCCCCCGATTTTGACAGTAATGGGGGGCTTGATAAGTACCTTTTGAGGTCTTTCAAGGCCTGTTGGCATTCTAgagtccattcgaaattattcttctttttcaaaagtgAAAAGAAGTGATGGCACTTCTCAAAGGATCTCGAGATGAATCTGCTTAGAGCTGCCAATCTGTCGATCAGCCTCTGCGCTTCCTTCACACTTGTTAGTTGGTCCGGAATGTCcttgatagctttgattttatcgggatttacCTCGATACCTCTTTGTGAGACCAAGAACcctgggttgagtttcatgttatgcttcctgaGGATGTCAAAAGTCTCTTGGAGGTGTTTCAACTGAtctcctgcattcaaagacttaactaacatgtcatcaatgtacACCTCCATTATTTTCATATATGATTTTCAAACATTTTGTTAATGAGCTTCTGGTAAGTGGCGTTGGCAATCTtaagcccaaatggcatcacgttatagcaatACGTGCCAAAtgtcatttgatcaatgtttggcaatgagaATGAATCTTTAGGGaatgccttatttaaatccttatagtctacgcacattctaaactTGTTAATCTTTTTTGGCACTACAACTAAGTTGACTAACCATTCTAGATATTATACCTCCCTAATTGAACCAATGTTGAGTAATctggttacctcttctttaacaaacTTGTTCCGGATCTTTGCTATCGGTtatttcttttgccttaccggtgAGAAATTTGAGTCCAGACTCAGCCTGTGAATGACTACCTCCAATGGGATAACTGTCATATTCGAGTGCGACCACGCAAAATAGTTaacgttagctttaagaaaatatataaattCTGACCTGAGCTCGTGATTTAGTCTTGTTCCCAGGTGAAACTTCCTCTCCAAAAATTCTTCGAATAAGGACACTTGCTCCAGTTCCTTTGCGGTCGACTTGCTCGCATACGTCTCCTCCGGTACCGAAAAATATAATGGAACCTGATAGGATTCCGATGACTCCTCGCTCTTATTGTCTTCATTCGAAAAGGGAGAAGgcatcggttcctgtaattgctatttgttgGTCTCTTTTTCCTTGTTGATGGAAATAGTTATctcattcatctcccttgctgctaGTTGGTCTCCCTTATTTTCTTAACTCCTTCCGACATTGGGAATTTCAAAAACTAGTGATATGTTAAGGGCACAACCTTCATCTTGTTTATCCACGGCCTTTCGAGGATTACATTATAacccatatcaccatctaccactTAGAATATAGTGGTATTTGTTACTCTTTCGGTGTGTGTGGGTAGCaaaatctctcctcgggttgttgCGCTCACAAAGTTGAAGCCGACTAAGAGTTTTGTAGTCGGAACGATGTTCCTAGTTAATTATTCTTGCTCCAATACTATCCATTGTATTATGTTAGCCAAGCTTCTTGGGtcaaccaaaacacgtttaattttaaaatctaaaacattgaGAGAGATTACCAAAGCGTCATTGTGTGGATGAAGATGTTTTTCAGTGTCTTCCTCTGTGAAAGTGATGTCATCTTCtgagacttctcgaagtcttttattgtGAGCCACCGatatctttattttctttgatGCTGAAAAGGTTACATCGTTGACTTTATTTCCTCCAAAACTCATATTGATAGTCAGTTGAGGGGAACCTTCTACTACCTTCGAAGGCTCTACATTGTCCCGGCTCCGATCGTAGTTGCTCTTGGCTCGACCACTTAAAACTTCCCTGAGATGACCATCCTTCAATAATGTCTCCACCTCCTCCCaaagatgtcggcagtcccaagttctatggccgtgagtcccatggtattcacaccataaactAGGATCCCTATGGCTAGGATCTGACCAGATTGGCTTCGAGAaccatgcttctttgatattcctcatcACCGACACCAACTCCACTAAGATGATGTTAAAGTTGTAATCTGATAACCTGGGGTATGCGGAGTCTCGACCCTCGGTACCTCCTTCTCCTGTAATGATCTATTGCTCTGGCCATGATC
Protein-coding sequences here:
- the LOC138898937 gene encoding uncharacterized protein, which codes for MRNIKEAWFSKPIWSDPSHRDPSLWCEYHGTHGHRTWDCRHLWEEVETLLKDGHLREVLSGRAKSNYDRSRDNVEPSKVVEGSPQLTINMSFGGNKVNDVTFSASKKIKISVAHNKRLREVSEDDITFTEEDTEKHLHPHNDALVISLNVLDFKIKRVLVDPRSLANIIQWIVLEQE